A part of Gemmatimonas groenlandica genomic DNA contains:
- a CDS encoding YceI family protein yields MTKSSRFLAGAMLVPVLMAARPFVDVKPHVIDKNHSQINFIADSRLLSAHGFFGKWDADVKLDATNWAASTVSISIDATSLNTRVDMRDNHLRSPDFFDVAKFPTITFKSVSVTKVAEGKLDIAGDLTIRGVTKRIVVPATAVFYEKGAGRFRGQFAINRKDYGVAYDSSVNPIENEVQVQWDMAISEPKPAAAK; encoded by the coding sequence ATGACCAAGTCCTCACGTTTCCTCGCCGGCGCGATGCTCGTGCCTGTCCTGATGGCCGCCCGTCCGTTCGTCGATGTGAAGCCGCACGTCATCGACAAGAACCACAGCCAGATCAACTTCATCGCCGATTCTCGCCTCCTCAGCGCGCACGGATTCTTCGGCAAGTGGGACGCCGACGTGAAGCTCGACGCGACGAACTGGGCGGCGTCTACGGTTTCCATTTCCATCGACGCGACCAGCCTCAACACCCGCGTCGACATGCGCGACAATCACCTCCGCAGCCCGGACTTCTTCGACGTCGCCAAGTTCCCGACGATCACGTTCAAGTCGGTCAGCGTCACGAAGGTCGCCGAAGGCAAGCTCGACATCGCCGGCGATCTCACGATCCGTGGTGTAACAAAGCGCATCGTCGTGCCGGCCACAGCGGTGTTTTACGAGAAGGGCGCCGGCCGCTTCCGCGGTCAGTTCGCCATCAACCGCAAGGACTACGGCGTCGCGTACGACTCATCGGTGAATCCGATCGAGAACGAAGTGCAGGTGCAGTGGGACATGGCTATCAGCGAGCCCAAGCCCGCCGCGGCCAAGTAA
- the ggt gene encoding gamma-glutamyltransferase yields the protein MTVSKALVLSLSISVLGACAQSATPAATSSAEPAREPARFPDGWRLPAGASSTFASQAIAVSNSPSASAAAAEIMKAGGNAVDAAVALGFALAVTWPEAGNIGGGGYSIVHMADGRTAAIDYREVAPLAATRNMYLDANGKVTDRSIEGHLASGVPGAVAGLSMLLEKYGTMSLSRVMQPAITLAREGFVIDTALAGSMSRAATTVSRNSPVTPYFPNGKALPAGARLVQPDLARTLQAIADNGAKAFYEGWIADSLVAEQRRGGGVITRADLKAYTPVPRTAIASTYRGYRLLAMPPSSSGGVTMTEALNILEQYSTVPAYGSTRWFHLVGSAFQRAFIDRNSKLGDPAFVKVPMEQLTSKAYAKTLAATINDTRVTSTKALEPMMQQPVREPEHTTHYAVVDKSGNAVSTTTTLNNSWGSGVWVRGAGFMLNDEMDDFAVQPGTANMYGLVQGEANAIQPGKRMLSAMSPTIVLDKTGRVFLVVGAAGGPTIITGTTQVILNVIDHHMSLADAMRAPRVHHQALPDSLTYEDGGIRPAVLDSLTKMGYSMRKLRALVNINAIMRVKNGWEGVPEPRRSGGAVGY from the coding sequence ATGACTGTTTCCAAGGCGCTCGTTCTGTCGCTGTCGATCTCCGTGTTGGGTGCGTGTGCGCAGAGCGCCACCCCGGCCGCCACCTCCAGCGCCGAACCAGCGCGTGAACCGGCGCGCTTCCCCGACGGGTGGCGTCTCCCCGCTGGTGCGTCGTCCACCTTCGCGTCGCAGGCAATCGCGGTCAGCAACAGCCCCTCGGCGAGCGCAGCGGCCGCCGAGATCATGAAGGCCGGCGGCAATGCCGTCGATGCCGCGGTCGCCCTCGGCTTCGCGTTGGCGGTCACGTGGCCGGAGGCGGGCAACATCGGCGGCGGCGGATACTCCATCGTGCACATGGCCGACGGACGCACCGCGGCGATCGACTATCGCGAAGTCGCGCCGCTGGCGGCGACGCGCAACATGTATCTCGATGCGAACGGGAAAGTCACCGACCGCAGCATCGAAGGGCATCTCGCGAGTGGTGTGCCGGGCGCTGTGGCCGGGCTGAGCATGCTGCTCGAGAAGTACGGGACGATGTCGTTGTCGCGTGTCATGCAGCCGGCCATTACACTCGCGCGTGAGGGGTTCGTGATCGACACCGCGCTGGCGGGGTCGATGTCTCGCGCCGCGACCACGGTTTCGCGCAACAGCCCGGTCACGCCGTACTTCCCGAACGGCAAGGCGCTCCCCGCCGGTGCACGGTTGGTGCAGCCCGATCTCGCGCGCACCCTGCAGGCGATTGCCGACAATGGCGCCAAGGCGTTTTACGAGGGCTGGATCGCCGACTCGCTGGTGGCCGAACAGCGGCGCGGTGGTGGTGTGATCACGCGTGCCGATCTCAAGGCGTACACGCCGGTGCCACGCACGGCGATCGCGAGTACGTACCGCGGCTATCGCCTGCTGGCCATGCCGCCCTCGTCATCGGGCGGCGTGACGATGACGGAAGCCCTCAACATTCTCGAGCAGTACAGCACCGTGCCGGCGTACGGCAGCACGCGTTGGTTCCATTTGGTCGGCAGCGCGTTTCAACGCGCGTTCATCGATCGCAACAGCAAGCTCGGCGACCCGGCCTTCGTGAAGGTGCCGATGGAGCAACTCACCAGCAAAGCGTATGCAAAGACGTTGGCCGCCACGATCAACGATACGCGAGTGACGAGCACGAAGGCGCTCGAGCCGATGATGCAGCAGCCCGTACGCGAACCGGAACACACGACGCACTACGCCGTCGTCGACAAGAGCGGCAACGCCGTGTCGACCACCACCACGTTGAACAACTCGTGGGGCTCGGGCGTCTGGGTGCGCGGCGCCGGTTTCATGCTGAATGACGAGATGGATGACTTCGCCGTGCAGCCGGGTACGGCGAACATGTACGGCTTGGTGCAGGGCGAGGCGAACGCCATTCAGCCCGGCAAGCGCATGCTGAGCGCGATGTCGCCGACGATCGTCCTCGACAAGACCGGTCGCGTGTTCCTGGTGGTCGGCGCTGCCGGCGGGCCCACGATCATCACCGGCACCACGCAGGTAATCTTGAATGTGATCGACCATCACATGTCACTCGCCGACGCGATGCGCGCGCCACGCGTGCATCATCAGGCGCTGCCCGATTCCCTGACGTACGAGGACGGTGGCATCCGTCCCGCCGTGCTCGACTCGCTCACGAAGATGGGATACTCCATGCGGAAGTTGCGCGCACTCGTGAACATCAACGCGATCATGCGCGTGAAGAACGGATGGGAAGGAGTACCGGAGCCGAGGCGGAGCGGGGGAGCAGTCGGGTATTGA
- a CDS encoding ABC transporter ATP-binding protein codes for MNGTTRALPPMPARRALRRLLPYYHPYRWQVACGLGSVVLAAFLASVIPSLLQRGVDDIRAGATVNTILRLGGVMLITAVASGVLRFSMRLLLNSISRRIETDLRHDIFSRLSTLDASWYARWRTGDLMARLTNDLGAVRMAAGPAVMYLVNTIFGALFAMIMMVRISPLLTAVALLPMIGLPILMLRLGRLVHDRFEAVQSQFSQLTTRAQENLSGVRVVRAYRQEQAETARFVTLGDKYLAANMRLAKLNGVMNPGFGLLAGLGGAVTIGVGGRLLIQGNVTVGGYVAFGIYLAQLTWPLIALGWTTNLFQRAAASMTRVLELLDAKPLSVQDTGVASLPVAVGGTDAQQGGRTVEFRHVSFRYPRPVIVSEDGAARDANYEHTPDGAPPAESRWILRDVSFRIAAGGTLAIVGATGSGKSALMDLIPRFFDPQEGQVLLDGVDIRELPIGALRAELGYVPQEALLFSETVGENIGYGLEAPDRERLEHATGIAQLRDTIASLPSGFETRLGERGINLSGGQKQRTALARALARSPRVVLLDDALSAVDTQTEAAILHELRTALQGRTALITSHRVSAVRDADHILVLDDGRIVEQGTHEELVRLGGRYTQLLQRQQLLEAIEAA; via the coding sequence ATGAACGGAACTACACGCGCATTGCCGCCGATGCCAGCGCGGCGCGCCCTGCGACGCCTACTCCCCTACTACCACCCGTACCGGTGGCAAGTTGCGTGCGGGCTCGGATCTGTCGTCCTGGCCGCGTTCCTGGCCAGTGTCATTCCGTCCCTGTTGCAACGCGGAGTGGACGACATCCGGGCGGGCGCTACGGTCAACACCATCCTGCGCCTCGGCGGTGTGATGCTCATCACTGCCGTTGCCAGTGGCGTGCTCCGCTTCAGCATGCGACTTCTGCTCAACAGCATCAGTCGTCGCATCGAAACTGATCTCCGCCACGACATCTTTTCGCGCCTCAGCACCCTCGATGCCAGTTGGTACGCCCGCTGGCGCACGGGGGATCTCATGGCGCGTCTCACCAACGACCTCGGCGCCGTGCGCATGGCCGCCGGGCCGGCCGTGATGTACCTCGTGAACACCATCTTCGGTGCCCTGTTCGCGATGATCATGATGGTGCGCATCAGCCCGCTCCTCACGGCCGTCGCGCTGCTCCCCATGATCGGTCTCCCCATACTCATGCTGCGCCTCGGACGCCTCGTGCACGACCGCTTTGAGGCCGTGCAGTCGCAGTTCAGCCAGCTCACCACACGCGCGCAGGAGAACCTCTCGGGCGTGCGGGTTGTCCGGGCCTATCGGCAGGAGCAGGCCGAAACTGCGCGTTTCGTGACGCTCGGCGACAAGTACCTCGCCGCCAATATGCGGCTCGCGAAGCTCAACGGCGTCATGAACCCAGGGTTCGGGCTGCTCGCGGGGCTGGGCGGTGCGGTCACGATCGGAGTCGGGGGACGTCTCCTTATCCAAGGAAACGTCACCGTGGGCGGCTACGTCGCGTTCGGTATCTATCTCGCGCAACTCACCTGGCCGCTCATTGCGCTTGGCTGGACGACGAATCTCTTTCAGCGCGCCGCCGCGTCGATGACCCGCGTGCTGGAGCTGCTCGACGCGAAGCCGTTGTCGGTGCAAGACACCGGCGTCGCCAGCCTCCCGGTCGCGGTGGGTGGCACCGACGCCCAGCAGGGCGGGCGCACCGTCGAGTTTCGACACGTGTCGTTCCGGTATCCGCGCCCCGTCATCGTGAGCGAAGACGGGGCCGCGCGCGATGCCAACTACGAACACACGCCGGACGGCGCGCCACCGGCCGAGTCGCGCTGGATTCTACGCGATGTCTCCTTCCGTATCGCCGCTGGCGGCACGCTCGCGATCGTCGGTGCGACCGGCTCCGGCAAGAGTGCACTGATGGACCTGATCCCGCGCTTCTTCGATCCGCAGGAAGGACAGGTACTGCTCGACGGCGTCGACATCCGCGAGCTGCCAATTGGTGCACTCCGCGCGGAACTGGGATACGTGCCGCAGGAAGCGCTGCTCTTCAGCGAAACCGTGGGCGAGAACATCGGCTATGGTCTCGAGGCGCCAGACCGCGAACGTCTGGAACACGCCACCGGCATCGCACAGCTGCGGGACACGATCGCTTCACTCCCCAGTGGCTTCGAGACGCGGCTCGGTGAGCGCGGTATCAACCTCTCGGGCGGCCAGAAGCAGCGGACTGCGCTGGCGCGTGCGCTCGCGCGTAGCCCGCGCGTGGTACTGCTTGACGATGCGCTATCCGCCGTGGACACCCAGACGGAAGCCGCAATTCTCCATGAGCTGCGCACCGCCCTGCAGGGTCGCACGGCCCTGATTACCTCGCATCGCGTGAGCGCCGTGCGCGACGCGGATCACATTCTCGTGCTCGACGACGGCCGCATCGTCGAGCAGGGAACGCACGAAGAGCTCGTTCGGCTCGGCGGACGCTACACGCAATTGCTGCAACGTCAGCAGCTCCTCGAGGCGATCGAAGCGGCGTAA
- a CDS encoding cytochrome c biogenesis CcdA family protein, which produces MAPDSLTVLVAFTAGLLSFLSPCVLPLVPSYITFITGMGLDDVSRSRRAALTHAVLFVIGFSFIFVALGAGATAFGQLMLAYRVWIARVGGALMVLMGLWMIGVLNIGALQQERRVHLSDKPIGFLGTILVGIAFGAGWTPCLGPTLGAILLLAANESQLAKGVTLLSFYSLGLAVPFLLSALALEHFLGFFQKFKKNLGLVNRIAGVLLILVGVLMFTGWFERLAAILQPLTPAFLVERL; this is translated from the coding sequence GTGGCTCCTGATTCCCTGACAGTTCTGGTCGCGTTCACCGCGGGATTACTGAGCTTCCTCAGTCCGTGTGTGCTTCCCCTCGTGCCGAGTTACATCACGTTCATCACGGGGATGGGACTCGACGATGTGTCACGTTCCCGGCGAGCAGCGCTCACGCACGCCGTGCTGTTCGTCATTGGCTTCTCGTTCATCTTCGTGGCACTTGGGGCCGGCGCCACGGCATTCGGCCAATTGATGCTCGCCTACCGCGTGTGGATTGCGCGCGTAGGTGGTGCGTTGATGGTGCTGATGGGACTCTGGATGATCGGTGTGCTGAACATCGGTGCCTTGCAGCAGGAGCGTCGCGTACACCTGAGCGACAAACCAATCGGCTTCCTCGGCACGATCCTGGTGGGCATCGCCTTCGGCGCGGGCTGGACGCCATGTCTCGGTCCGACGCTTGGCGCGATTCTGTTGCTCGCCGCGAACGAGTCGCAGCTGGCCAAGGGCGTCACGCTCCTCTCGTTCTACTCGCTCGGGCTGGCGGTGCCATTCCTCTTGAGTGCGCTCGCCCTCGAACACTTCCTCGGATTCTTCCAGAAGTTCAAGAAGAATCTGGGGCTCGTGAATCGTATTGCTGGCGTGCTGTTGATTCTGGTCGGTGTGCTGATGTTTACCGGATGGTTCGAGCGTCTGGCGGCCATTCTGCAGCCGCTCACGCCGGCCTTCCTGGTGGAGCGTCTGTAG
- the priA gene encoding replication restart helicase PriA, translating into MALAAPLFRTFTYRVPDGIAVPIAPGTRVLVSFRNRPEIGICLGATVPPDGITLKPIQAVVDDVPSLPASLLHTGKWIADWYAAPLGLTLRSMLPTALTSAKAPAPASRTQRMVRIVMDLPSLLQREQTFARAKQQRVVYDLLEAQGGAAPLESLRIQANCSAGVFTAMAKRGLVDIRDEVQQRDPFADRAGTLPPPNPSEAQREAVRAILAGDPGQVFLLHGVTGSGKTLVYIEVLRAVLQQRDKTAIVLVPEIALTSQTVDRFRGAFGDDVAVLHSGLSDGERLDAWQSLRRGERRIAVGARSALFAPLERVGVVIVDEEHESSYKQSETPRYHAREAAIVRARAEGAVVVLGSATPSLETWERADRGQAIRLTLPDRAAGAQLPPVTVVDMRVELKQAVKERNPNAPFDETLGVFSKSLLVALEQRLVRGEQSLLLLNRRGYSSFMQCNACGDVPVCPHCSISLTYHRVPEMLVCHYCQHQQPVPAVCAQCSADTMRRRGLGTQQVERVLSERFPEARIARMDVDTTSGKWAHTQILDRVGRGEVDILLGTQMIAKGLDFPNVTLVGVVDADTGLNLPDFRAAERTFQLVSQVAGRAGRGPKGGDVIIQTRMPNSHAIRHAITHDVTGFVREELGARRMPAYPPFVSIANVLVSGLDQAATAATAVAAASWVQRLVERQGLRDLVFVGPAPCPIDRIKDRWRWHFLLKSSQPKLMTRVARYIAERCPVPKMHELRLTVDRDPVSLL; encoded by the coding sequence GTGGCGCTGGCTGCGCCACTGTTCCGCACGTTCACCTATCGCGTGCCCGATGGCATCGCGGTGCCGATCGCGCCCGGCACGCGTGTGTTGGTCTCTTTTCGTAATCGCCCCGAGATCGGGATCTGTCTGGGGGCCACTGTGCCGCCCGACGGGATCACGCTCAAGCCGATTCAGGCCGTCGTGGACGATGTGCCGTCGCTGCCGGCATCGCTGCTGCATACCGGCAAGTGGATTGCCGATTGGTACGCCGCGCCACTCGGCCTCACCCTGCGCTCCATGCTGCCCACGGCGCTCACGTCGGCCAAGGCGCCGGCGCCGGCATCGCGCACGCAGCGGATGGTGCGCATCGTGATGGATCTGCCGTCGCTGTTGCAGCGCGAGCAGACCTTCGCCCGCGCCAAGCAGCAGCGCGTCGTATACGACCTGCTGGAAGCACAGGGCGGCGCGGCGCCACTGGAGTCATTGCGCATCCAGGCCAACTGCAGCGCCGGCGTGTTCACGGCGATGGCGAAGCGCGGTCTCGTGGACATCCGTGACGAGGTGCAGCAGCGCGATCCGTTCGCCGATCGTGCCGGTACGCTGCCGCCGCCCAATCCGAGCGAGGCGCAGCGGGAGGCGGTGCGCGCGATCCTCGCCGGTGATCCAGGGCAGGTGTTTCTGCTACATGGGGTCACCGGCAGCGGCAAGACGTTGGTGTACATCGAAGTGCTGCGCGCCGTGCTGCAGCAGCGTGACAAGACGGCGATCGTGCTTGTGCCCGAGATCGCCCTCACCTCGCAAACGGTCGACCGATTCCGCGGCGCCTTCGGCGACGATGTGGCGGTGTTGCATTCGGGCTTGAGTGATGGGGAACGGCTTGATGCGTGGCAATCGCTGCGTCGGGGGGAACGGCGTATTGCCGTGGGTGCTCGCTCGGCGCTGTTTGCGCCACTCGAGCGCGTTGGTGTCGTGATCGTCGACGAGGAACACGAGAGCAGCTACAAGCAATCGGAGACGCCGCGCTACCATGCGCGCGAAGCGGCGATCGTGCGCGCGCGGGCGGAAGGCGCGGTGGTGGTGCTGGGCAGCGCCACGCCGAGCCTGGAAACGTGGGAACGCGCCGATCGCGGTCAGGCTATCCGGCTCACGCTGCCCGACCGCGCTGCCGGGGCGCAGCTGCCGCCGGTGACCGTGGTGGATATGCGCGTAGAGCTCAAACAGGCGGTGAAGGAACGCAATCCCAATGCGCCATTTGACGAGACGCTGGGTGTGTTCAGCAAGTCGTTGCTGGTGGCACTTGAGCAGCGGCTCGTACGCGGTGAGCAGAGCCTGCTACTGCTGAACCGACGCGGCTATTCGAGCTTCATGCAGTGCAACGCCTGTGGTGATGTGCCGGTGTGTCCGCATTGCAGCATCTCACTCACGTATCATCGCGTGCCTGAGATGCTCGTCTGTCACTACTGTCAGCATCAGCAGCCGGTGCCGGCGGTGTGTGCGCAGTGTTCGGCTGACACGATGCGCCGGCGCGGACTGGGTACGCAGCAGGTTGAGCGTGTGCTCTCCGAGCGCTTTCCCGAGGCGCGTATTGCGCGGATGGATGTCGATACCACCAGCGGCAAGTGGGCGCACACGCAGATTCTCGATCGCGTGGGCCGTGGCGAGGTGGACATCCTGCTGGGCACGCAGATGATCGCGAAGGGGCTCGACTTTCCGAACGTCACACTGGTCGGCGTCGTCGATGCCGATACGGGGCTGAATCTTCCCGACTTCCGCGCGGCCGAGCGCACGTTCCAGCTGGTCAGTCAGGTCGCGGGACGTGCGGGCCGTGGACCCAAGGGCGGCGACGTGATCATTCAGACACGCATGCCGAACAGTCATGCGATCCGTCACGCCATCACGCACGACGTCACCGGCTTCGTTCGGGAAGAGTTGGGGGCGCGACGGATGCCGGCGTATCCGCCATTCGTGAGCATCGCGAACGTGCTGGTCAGCGGTCTTGACCAGGCGGCGACGGCAGCAACGGCGGTGGCTGCGGCCAGTTGGGTGCAGCGACTGGTCGAACGTCAGGGGCTCCGCGACCTCGTGTTCGTCGGTCCCGCCCCGTGCCCCATCGACCGCATCAAGGATCGCTGGCGCTGGCATTTTCTCCTTAAGTCGTCACAGCCCAAGCTGATGACGCGCGTGGCGCGGTATATCGCCGAACGCTGCCCGGTGCCGAAGATGCACGAGCTGCGGCTCACGGTCGACCGCGATCCGGTGTCGCTGCTGTAG
- a CDS encoding dipeptide epimerase yields MQLHAEMLTVHTTHPFIIARGGFSEYRVVWVRLRDADGAEGWGEAAPSRFYGETADSVMAAMAQFAPVLQRANSWSIDAIERELEKTLRWNAAARCAISSALHDLAAKRLGVPLWKLWGLDPKAAPRSTFTIGIAPDAETLRARVRDAAAYPILKIKLGSTWDREVLRIVREEAPHATLRVDANAAWTPKQALAMLQPLSDVGVDMLEQPLAPHDIEGLRFVRERSPIPVVADESCVVATDIPKLVGAVDGINIKLAKCGSLREAMRMIAVARAHGMRVMCGCMIETTLGIAAAAHFSPLLDDADLDGAALLSDDPFTGPSIPNGQVTLSDAPGLGVQRR; encoded by the coding sequence ATGCAATTGCACGCGGAAATGCTCACGGTCCACACGACGCACCCGTTCATCATCGCGCGCGGCGGTTTCAGCGAGTATCGCGTAGTCTGGGTGCGACTGCGTGATGCCGATGGCGCGGAAGGATGGGGCGAAGCGGCACCGAGTCGCTTCTACGGAGAGACCGCGGATAGCGTGATGGCGGCGATGGCGCAGTTCGCACCGGTACTCCAACGCGCGAACAGCTGGTCGATCGACGCCATCGAGCGCGAGCTCGAGAAGACACTGCGCTGGAATGCCGCGGCGCGTTGCGCGATCAGTTCGGCGCTGCATGATCTAGCGGCGAAGCGACTCGGTGTGCCGCTCTGGAAACTGTGGGGACTCGACCCCAAAGCGGCACCCCGTTCGACGTTCACGATCGGAATTGCGCCTGATGCCGAGACGTTGCGCGCGCGCGTGCGCGACGCCGCCGCCTATCCGATTCTCAAGATCAAGCTGGGCTCGACCTGGGACCGCGAGGTGCTGCGCATCGTCCGCGAGGAAGCCCCGCACGCGACGCTGCGCGTGGATGCCAACGCGGCGTGGACGCCCAAGCAGGCCCTCGCCATGCTGCAGCCGCTGTCCGACGTCGGTGTAGACATGCTGGAGCAGCCGCTCGCACCACACGATATCGAAGGACTTCGCTTCGTGCGTGAGCGTTCGCCGATTCCGGTCGTGGCCGACGAGTCGTGCGTCGTGGCGACCGACATTCCGAAGCTCGTGGGCGCGGTCGACGGGATCAACATCAAGCTCGCCAAGTGCGGCTCCTTGCGCGAGGCGATGCGCATGATCGCCGTGGCACGGGCGCACGGCATGCGCGTGATGTGTGGCTGCATGATCGAAACGACGCTCGGCATCGCGGCGGCCGCGCACTTCTCGCCGCTGCTCGACGACGCCGATCTGGACGGTGCGGCGTTGCTTTCCGACGATCCATTCACCGGCCCGTCGATTCCGAACGGACAGGTCACCCTCAGCGACGCGCCGGGGCTCGGCGTGCAGCGCCGCTGA
- a CDS encoding aminotransferase class I/II-fold pyridoxal phosphate-dependent enzyme, with protein sequence MSLNSLAEIPPYVFYELDARRNRQRAAGKSLIDVGIGSPDGPIPDVVIEAMQRTAADRGLSGYPEFRAHPLFRQAVAGYLHNRFGVSVDAGSELLALAGSKEGIAELILSHTNPGDVVLIPEVYYPVYARATSLAAAQPVFVPFLPDGRLDLEAVAPGDLARARVMIVNYPGNPTTATITLDDYAHLVDFAARHDILLISDLAYSELSYDGYVVPSVLQVPGASRVAVEMHTCSKSFNMAGVRIAFVAGKREAIAQLDAYRSNIGYGVSTMAQMAGTAAFTHHEAIVPPIVAEYRARRDALVAAMQAGGWDVQAPKATMYLWLPVPGGYDDWGWVDALMEGPGVVVTPGIAFGEAGRGRFRVSLVQPADVLTKAAAAITSIAAAAPSS encoded by the coding sequence ATGTCGCTCAACAGCCTCGCGGAGATTCCGCCGTACGTGTTCTACGAACTCGATGCGCGTCGCAATCGGCAGCGCGCCGCCGGCAAGTCATTGATCGATGTCGGCATCGGCAGCCCCGATGGTCCGATCCCCGACGTCGTGATCGAGGCGATGCAGCGGACGGCGGCCGATCGCGGGTTGAGTGGCTATCCGGAGTTCCGGGCGCATCCGCTCTTTCGTCAGGCGGTGGCGGGATATCTGCACAACCGCTTCGGCGTAAGCGTCGACGCGGGGAGCGAGCTGCTGGCGCTGGCCGGGTCCAAAGAGGGCATCGCCGAGCTGATTCTCTCGCATACGAATCCGGGCGACGTCGTGCTGATTCCCGAGGTGTATTACCCGGTCTATGCTCGCGCGACGAGTTTGGCCGCAGCGCAGCCGGTGTTCGTGCCGTTCCTCCCCGACGGGCGTTTGGATCTCGAGGCCGTGGCGCCGGGCGACCTCGCGCGGGCCCGGGTGATGATCGTGAACTATCCGGGCAATCCCACCACCGCGACGATCACGCTCGACGACTACGCGCACCTCGTGGACTTCGCCGCGCGTCATGACATCCTGCTGATCAGTGACTTGGCGTATAGTGAGCTGTCGTACGACGGTTACGTCGTGCCGAGCGTGCTGCAAGTGCCGGGCGCGTCGCGCGTGGCGGTCGAGATGCATACGTGCAGCAAGAGCTTCAACATGGCTGGTGTGCGCATCGCCTTCGTGGCCGGCAAGCGAGAAGCGATCGCGCAGCTTGATGCGTACCGCTCCAACATCGGCTACGGCGTGAGCACGATGGCGCAGATGGCCGGCACGGCAGCGTTCACGCATCATGAAGCGATCGTGCCGCCGATCGTGGCGGAGTACCGCGCACGTCGCGATGCGCTAGTCGCGGCGATGCAGGCCGGGGGCTGGGATGTGCAGGCGCCCAAGGCCACGATGTATCTGTGGCTGCCGGTGCCGGGGGGCTACGACGACTGGGGCTGGGTGGACGCACTGATGGAGGGCCCGGGTGTGGTCGTGACGCCGGGCATCGCCTTCGGCGAAGCGGGACGAGGACGCTTCCGCGTCTCACTGGTACAGCCGGCCGACGTGCTCACGAAAGCGGCCGCTGCGATCACGTCGATCGCAGCGGCCGCACCGTCGTCCTGA
- a CDS encoding serine/threonine-protein kinase — protein sequence MSAPPIDIPDEELRELRVATGNRYTVMKRLGSGGMAHVYLAKHAVLARPLVIKVLHRTLAQEPEMRERFRREAEAAARLIHPFICAIADMGTAGDIEYLAMPYYAGGSLADMLSRRKTVSANAAASIAVQVACALDYAHRHGVVHRDIKPDNILFDEDGNVALTDFGIATARFHGRLTASGRAMGTPHYMSPEQAMGKLVDGRSDLYAVGLLLYEMLLGHPPFDGEDSYAVGYKHVHEAPVAPDQVDTRIPAGLSAITMKCLSKQAVDRYDRGFELADALVAFLGQVPGAELRAARSSRPSGLTPF from the coding sequence GTGTCGGCCCCGCCGATCGACATTCCTGACGAAGAGCTGCGCGAGCTGCGCGTGGCCACGGGCAATCGCTATACGGTGATGAAGCGGTTGGGGAGCGGCGGCATGGCGCATGTGTACCTGGCGAAACATGCGGTGCTGGCGCGGCCGCTGGTCATCAAGGTGCTGCACCGTACGCTGGCGCAGGAGCCGGAGATGCGCGAGCGCTTTCGACGGGAAGCCGAAGCGGCGGCGCGCCTGATTCATCCGTTCATCTGTGCGATTGCCGACATGGGCACGGCGGGTGACATCGAGTATCTCGCGATGCCGTACTACGCGGGCGGTTCGCTCGCCGACATGCTGTCCCGTCGCAAGACCGTCTCGGCCAACGCGGCGGCGTCGATCGCGGTGCAGGTCGCGTGTGCGCTCGACTACGCCCACCGGCACGGCGTGGTGCATCGCGACATCAAGCCCGACAACATTCTGTTCGACGAAGACGGCAACGTCGCCCTCACCGACTTCGGGATCGCGACGGCACGGTTCCACGGCCGACTCACCGCCAGCGGACGTGCCATGGGTACGCCGCATTACATGTCGCCCGAACAGGCGATGGGCAAACTGGTCGACGGCCGAAGCGACTTGTACGCTGTCGGTCTGCTGCTGTACGAGATGCTCCTGGGACATCCGCCGTTCGATGGCGAAGACTCGTATGCCGTGGGATACAAGCATGTGCACGAGGCGCCGGTCGCGCCCGATCAGGTGGACACGCGCATCCCGGCCGGACTGAGCGCGATCACGATGAAGTGCCTCTCGAAGCAAGCGGTCGATCGGTACGATCGCGGCTTCGAGCTGGCCGATGCGCTCGTCGCGTTTCTGGGGCAGGTACCGGGAGCTGAACTGCGCGCGGCCCGGTCGTCGCGTCCGTCGGGACTCACGCCGTTCTGA
- a CDS encoding Fur family transcriptional regulator: protein MSDSHEATTSTAAIAADREAFRVFLRDHNLPATAQRLAIADVVLGTDRHLSAEDVARELRAHGAAAGTATVYRTLEVLVRSGLVVERDFGEGFKRYEASRGIPHHEHLLCTVCGKVTEFRDERLERMTTLLAEAHDFSRQRHRLVIYGLCGDCRRGLPSSSASARRGS from the coding sequence ATGAGTGATTCGCACGAGGCGACGACGAGTACGGCGGCCATCGCGGCCGACCGTGAGGCGTTTCGTGTCTTCCTGCGCGATCACAATCTGCCCGCCACGGCGCAGCGGCTGGCGATCGCCGATGTCGTGTTGGGAACCGACCGGCACCTGTCGGCCGAAGACGTGGCGCGTGAGCTGCGCGCACATGGCGCGGCGGCCGGCACGGCGACCGTGTATCGCACGCTCGAGGTCCTCGTGCGCAGCGGACTCGTGGTGGAGCGCGACTTCGGCGAAGGCTTCAAGCGCTACGAGGCGTCGCGCGGCATTCCGCACCACGAGCATCTATTGTGCACGGTATGCGGTAAGGTCACGGAGTTTCGTGATGAACGATTGGAACGTATGACGACGCTCTTGGCCGAAGCGCATGATTTCTCGCGCCAGCGTCACCGGCTTGTGATTTATGGTCTGTGCGGCGACTGCCGTCGCGGACTTCCCTCTAGTTCTGCGAGTGCGCGTCGTGGCTCCTGA